DNA sequence from the Streptomyces sp. NBC_01497 genome:
CGTCGGTCAGGGCCAGCACGTCGGCCGGGAGCCGGCCAGAAACGACGTCGTGAAGCGTGACGCCGTCGAGGATCTGGCGGACGCCGGCCCGCAGGGCGATCCACAGGGGCAGCAGCGAGTCGGCCGCTCCCGTGTACGACAGGTCGGGAGGCCGGACGCCCTGCACGGAGACGAGTGGCCCGTCCACCATGCGGATGACGTCCGCGATGCTGATCGTGTCCGGGGCGGCGGCCAGGCGGTAGCCCCCGTTCGCCCCGCGCTGGCTCAGCACGAGGCCGCCCCTGCGCATGTCGTTCAGGATGGCTTCGAGGAACTTGTGCGGGATCTGCTGGGCGTCCGCGATGGTCTCCGCCTTCAGCGAATCGCCGTCGGGGGCGGCCGCGAGCTGGAGGGCGGCCCGCACCGCGTAGTCCGCCTTGGCCGAGATCCGCATGACGCCATTATTCCGTACATGGGCCCCGGTACGTACGGCGCGGCCCTTCGACGGGTGTCTGATGGGCGGACAGGCCTTGCACGGTACGGTATCCGTGGCGCATATTCCCTACTATTCAGATAGGAATAGTGGGGAAGTGGTGGGACGGTGAGCAGCGCGATCGAGCGGCGCCCCGGGGACACGGCGGAGAGTGGCGAGACCATGGGCGGCGCCGACGACTTCTGGCTGCGCGTCGGCCGTGAGCTGGCGGACGACCTCGCTGTCGACGCCGTGGAGAGGGACCGCGCGGGCAAGCCCCCGTACGACGAGATGGTGCGCGTCCGCGAATCGGGTCTCCTGGCAGCGCTGGCGCCCCCGGACGCCCGGGGCTTCGGGATGGGTTGGCGGACGGCCTGCGCCGTCGTACGTCGCATCGCCGCCGCGGACGGGTCGATGGGCGAACTCCTGGGCCGTCACTACGTGCTCTCGTGGAGCGCCCGTTTCTTCGCGGGCCCGGAGCGCGCGGCCGAGTGGGAGGCCGACGCACGCAAGGAGCAGTGGCTGTGGGCGGGTGACACCGGAACGACGCGCCCGCATGCCTTCGCCCGGGACACCGGCACCGGACCCTCCCTCATACGGGCCGCCCGCCGGGGCGGCGGCGGCGTCCTGCGGGGCAGCCGCACCGTGGCCTCGGCGGTGACCCTGGCCGACCGGCTCGTCCTCAACGCCACCGCGGACGACACGGGCGAACCGCTCGTCGTGTGCGTGGCACCCGGGGACGCGGGCATCCTGCGCGAGGCGGCGCACGACCGGCTCGGCCAGCGCCTCACCGACGCGGGAACCGTCCACTTCGACGAGGTCGCGACGGACGCGGAGGCCGTACTCGGCCCGTTCTGGACCGACGAGGACGTGGCGCCGCCGTTCACGATGCTCGCCTCCGCGGCCCTGCGGCTCATGCTGACGCACGTGGCGCTCGGCATCGCCGAGGGGGCGTTGGCGGAGGCAGGGGACCTGAGCCGCGCGGAGGCACGCCGCCTGCGGGCCGTCGAGGATCCCGGCGGTCCGCTCGCCGCGACGGACGGGGACGTACTGCTCGCCTTCGGCTCGCTCGCGCTCGACCTGCACAGCGCCTCGGCCGTCGTGGACCGGGCCACCACCGCGCTTGCCGATTCCCTCCGTGAGGGGCGAAAGCTCGACGAGGAACGCCGTACGGGCACCGCCGTCCTCGTGGCGGCGGCGGAAGCCGTCACGGTCCCGGCGGCTCTGCGCACCGGCGAAGGGGTCCTGGGGCTGGGGGAGGCGGAAGGACTCGACCGGTTCTGGCGGGACCTGCGGACCCTGGTGGGACGCGTCCCCGCCGGTCACGCTCTCCGCGTCCTGGGGGAGTACTACCTGAGCGGAGACCTCGGCCCGGCGACGGCCGGCGGCTGAGAGGCGGATCCGTCCGCCACCCGGGCGCCGGCCGGCGGCAGGGCGCGGCCCGTCCGGGAGGCCGGCGGGCCGGGGTTCGCGCCCGTGCACGCCCGCGACCCGGCCCGGGGCCGGGGAGCCTCACTCGACCCCGAGGTCGGTGTCGGGCCGGCATCCGCTGCAGGCCTCCGCTCCCTGAGCCAGGGCTTCGAGCGCCTCGCGGCGTGTGCAGGCGCCTCCGGTGTCGTGGCGGGAGATGAAGAAACAGCCCGAGGCGTGCAGACGTACGGGCTTCCCGTCCTCGTGGTGGAGCCACCAGGGGCGCTCGGCCGCCCGCGTGGCGCGCAGGTGTGCGCCGCGCCTGCCTTCGTCACGGAGCGTCTCCTGCTGGATCCATCCGTCGACGCGCGCGAGTTCGTTGAGCAGGTAGCGGCGCAGGAACCGCAGGAGTTCCAGCCGCGACGGCATCGCCGGTTCGGACCCGCTCACGGGCACGGACCGGCAAGGGGGCGGCCCGGCCGGCGGGCCCGCGGGGCGTGGCGCACCGTACTCGCACGGACCGGTTCCCGGCGGGGAGAACCGGCGAGAGACGGCCGGGACGGGGATGCGAGGCGTGTGCCGTCCCCCGGGCGGGCCGCCGTGAGCGCCGAGGGCGCGACGAACACCCGCCTGTACGACGGCGCGTGCGACACGCCGCCGCGCGACAGCTCGTCGCGGCGTCCGAGCAGGTTTGCGGGGAAGTCGTCGGCCATAGGCGAATGATACGTGTGTTCGATTTATGAGAGCCACCGGCCGCCGGCCCCCGGCACCTCCGCCGGCCCCCGGCACCTCCGCCGGCCCCCGGCACCTCCGCCGGCCGTGGTCGCCCCGCTGCCGAGGTCGGCGCCGCGCCGGGCTCACAGACCCGGCGCGCCCCAGACCGGGAACCAGCGCGCGAGATCCGGCTCGATCCGGAGGTCGTCCCCGAGGATCGCCCTGACCTGGAGTTCCCGCTGGTTGTCCCGCTTGCCCGGAGCGCCGGGCAGGGGTGCGAACGGGTAGAAGCTGCCGCGCTTGTAGAGATAGACGAGCGCGAGGGGCCGGTCCTCGGTGTCCCGGAAACCGAGCAGCGAGCAGAGCAGATGAGGGCCGAACCCGCCGTCCTGCAGGAGGGTGTTGACAGCGTGCAGGTCGTTGACCAGGGCCGCCGTGTCGTCGGGCGGCT
Encoded proteins:
- a CDS encoding RrF2 family transcriptional regulator, giving the protein MRISAKADYAVRAALQLAAAPDGDSLKAETIADAQQIPHKFLEAILNDMRRGGLVLSQRGANGGYRLAAAPDTISIADVIRMVDGPLVSVQGVRPPDLSYTGAADSLLPLWIALRAGVRQILDGVTLHDVVSGRLPADVLALTDAPAAWANP
- a CDS encoding acyl-CoA dehydrogenase family protein, which codes for MSSAIERRPGDTAESGETMGGADDFWLRVGRELADDLAVDAVERDRAGKPPYDEMVRVRESGLLAALAPPDARGFGMGWRTACAVVRRIAAADGSMGELLGRHYVLSWSARFFAGPERAAEWEADARKEQWLWAGDTGTTRPHAFARDTGTGPSLIRAARRGGGGVLRGSRTVASAVTLADRLVLNATADDTGEPLVVCVAPGDAGILREAAHDRLGQRLTDAGTVHFDEVATDAEAVLGPFWTDEDVAPPFTMLASAALRLMLTHVALGIAEGALAEAGDLSRAEARRLRAVEDPGGPLAATDGDVLLAFGSLALDLHSASAVVDRATTALADSLREGRKLDEERRTGTAVLVAAAEAVTVPAALRTGEGVLGLGEAEGLDRFWRDLRTLVGRVPAGHALRVLGEYYLSGDLGPATAGG
- a CDS encoding DUF6233 domain-containing protein, giving the protein MSGSEPAMPSRLELLRFLRRYLLNELARVDGWIQQETLRDEGRRGAHLRATRAAERPWWLHHEDGKPVRLHASGCFFISRHDTGGACTRREALEALAQGAEACSGCRPDTDLGVE
- the pspAB gene encoding PspA-associated protein PspAB, whose amino-acid sequence is MGLLDSILGRSKPVRPDLDQLFAVPSASLTLRAGAGYTPTGLGSVCFAGVEGGGFARIRQDVQELLDTDAGPGSVPVEFTEDSFGYTWLLARQPPDDTAALVNDLHAVNTLLQDGGFGPHLLCSLLGFRDTEDRPLALVYLYKRGSFYPFAPLPGAPGKRDNQRELQVRAILGDDLRIEPDLARWFPVWGAPGL